One Arthrobacter sp. StoSoilB19 DNA window includes the following coding sequences:
- the trxB gene encoding thioredoxin-disulfide reductase yields the protein MTIEEKTASGVRDVIIVGSGPAGYTAAVYTARANLKPLLLAGSVTAGGELMNTTDVENYPGFPEGIMGPDLMENFEKQAARFGTEIQFEDVTTLELEGAIKTVTIATGETFKAKAVILSTGSAYRELGLPNEKRLSGHGVSWCATCDGFFFKDQDIAVIGGGDSAMEEALFLTKFAKSVTVVHRRDSLKASKIMADRALAHDKINFVWNSTVDDVLGTDKVTGIRLKNLLDGSLSDLAVTGVFVAIGNDPRTDLVKDVLALTPEGTIAVEGRSSRTSLPGVFAAGDVVDPTYRQAITASGSGCVAAIDVEHYLADLTA from the coding sequence GTGACCATCGAAGAGAAGACGGCGTCCGGCGTTCGCGACGTCATCATTGTGGGCTCCGGCCCGGCGGGCTACACGGCCGCCGTCTACACAGCCAGGGCGAACCTCAAGCCTCTGCTGCTGGCGGGGTCAGTGACCGCCGGCGGGGAGTTGATGAACACCACCGACGTTGAAAACTACCCCGGCTTTCCGGAAGGGATCATGGGGCCGGACCTCATGGAGAACTTCGAGAAGCAGGCGGCACGCTTTGGTACCGAGATCCAGTTCGAGGATGTAACCACGCTCGAACTTGAGGGCGCCATCAAGACGGTGACCATCGCCACGGGGGAGACCTTCAAGGCGAAGGCGGTCATTCTCTCCACTGGTTCCGCATACAGGGAACTTGGCCTGCCTAACGAGAAGCGCCTGTCCGGGCACGGTGTCAGCTGGTGCGCAACCTGTGACGGTTTCTTTTTCAAGGATCAAGACATCGCCGTAATCGGCGGTGGCGATTCCGCCATGGAGGAGGCCCTGTTCCTCACCAAGTTTGCGAAATCAGTAACGGTTGTTCACCGCCGCGATTCGCTGAAAGCCTCAAAGATCATGGCGGACCGGGCACTGGCACACGACAAGATCAACTTTGTGTGGAACAGCACCGTGGACGATGTCCTGGGAACGGACAAAGTGACGGGTATTCGGTTGAAGAACCTGTTGGACGGATCTTTGTCAGACCTCGCAGTGACAGGTGTCTTCGTCGCTATCGGCAACGATCCCCGTACGGACCTCGTCAAGGATGTCCTCGCGCTGACGCCTGAGGGAACCATCGCCGTGGAGGGTCGAAGCTCCCGTACCAGCCTTCCCGGCGTCTTCGCCGCCGGAGACGTTGTTGACCCTACCTACCGCCAGGCCATCACTGCCTCCGGTTCCGGCTGTGTCGCGGCAATAGACGTCGAGCACTACCTGGCCGACCTGACGGCATAA
- the trxA gene encoding thioredoxin: MSNAKDVTDASFGSDVLSAEKPVIVDFWAEWCGPCRKLGPILDEISVEYGEKVDVVKVNVDDNPAIAAEYGITSIPAVYLFQGGEVKSTVIGAKPKQFFEKEFADVLS, encoded by the coding sequence ATGAGCAACGCTAAAGATGTAACTGACGCAAGTTTCGGCTCCGACGTTCTGTCCGCCGAAAAGCCGGTAATCGTGGACTTCTGGGCCGAATGGTGCGGGCCCTGCCGTAAGCTCGGACCTATCCTGGATGAGATTTCCGTGGAGTATGGTGAAAAGGTTGACGTCGTCAAGGTCAACGTAGACGACAACCCTGCCATCGCCGCTGAGTATGGAATCACTTCCATTCCTGCCGTTTACCTTTTCCAGGGTGGCGAAGTGAAGAGCACAGTTATCGGTGCCAAGCCGAAGCAGTTCTTCGAAAAGGAATTCGCAGACGTTCTCTCCTGA
- the murJ gene encoding murein biosynthesis integral membrane protein MurJ — translation MSATNFPSDRSGRPDDAAPDGVPPEPAAPDLAQPVAAGPSETRSSAIMAAGTLVSRFLGFGKTWMLGTALGLGSTVNDTFINANNLPNLIFLLVAGGVFNAVLVPQIIKASKAPDRGADYISRLLTLAVLLLFGLTALVTLAAPGVIELTTQGYSPQQKALAVTFAFWCLPQIFFYGLYALLTQVLNANGAFGPAMWAPIMNNLVAIAGLGMFIWIFGSNEVNPHNLDNWGSTQTLLVAGFSTIGVLSQTAILLVPVFRLKLGLRPRFGWRGVGLGHAARLSVWTLLTAAVGQLAFLYVMRIATIPGAERIRLQQAGDPSAYTLPGNAVLEVASQLYLLPHSIIALSLATVLFNRMTRASQDGNRAELRDALSHGLRTMAVATVFGALALFALAGPLGMFFSGGLRQDGVMLAQTLTILALSTPFMSANFMMSRVFYANEDARTPFYVQLLLAVVYVAGAFAIQFLPVGQIIYAIAVLYMVGNILSVVISAFFLRRMLGHLDGPRIANSYIRMGYAALGSAIAGAGALWLMGSYNPDGFAWQNRITALVTVIVVGPVMLVVYFVLLKLFRVSELTDMLRPLLGRFGRGSQAPAPDAGDAPSSPPAEAVDGERGHRPERATTSVDTGLIPRISGEFDAVSFRAGPDPQRGTHRPQMYDSGTAQGAEDAYLPGEDQPGTARGGLLREQIPLPGRRTYQGKPGENPYFKTRRKRKK, via the coding sequence ATGTCAGCTACCAACTTTCCTTCCGACCGGTCCGGCCGGCCCGATGACGCGGCACCCGACGGCGTGCCCCCGGAGCCGGCCGCTCCGGACCTGGCCCAGCCCGTGGCCGCTGGCCCCAGCGAAACCCGTTCCAGCGCCATCATGGCCGCCGGAACGCTGGTTTCGCGTTTCCTGGGCTTCGGCAAGACCTGGATGCTCGGTACCGCCCTGGGCCTGGGCTCAACGGTCAATGACACGTTCATCAACGCCAACAACCTGCCCAACCTGATCTTCCTCCTGGTGGCCGGCGGCGTGTTCAACGCGGTCCTGGTCCCACAGATCATCAAGGCCAGCAAGGCTCCGGACAGGGGAGCGGACTACATCAGCCGGCTGCTGACGCTGGCTGTCCTGCTCCTGTTCGGCCTGACGGCCCTGGTCACCCTGGCAGCTCCCGGCGTGATCGAACTGACCACCCAGGGCTATTCACCCCAGCAAAAGGCCCTGGCGGTCACCTTCGCGTTCTGGTGCCTGCCGCAGATCTTCTTCTACGGCCTTTACGCCCTGCTCACCCAGGTCCTGAACGCCAACGGCGCCTTTGGCCCTGCCATGTGGGCGCCCATCATGAACAACCTGGTGGCCATCGCCGGCCTGGGCATGTTCATCTGGATTTTCGGCAGCAACGAGGTCAACCCGCACAACCTGGACAACTGGGGATCAACGCAAACGCTCCTGGTGGCAGGATTCTCCACCATCGGCGTGCTGTCCCAGACAGCCATCCTGCTGGTCCCGGTCTTCCGGCTGAAGCTCGGCCTCCGGCCACGGTTCGGCTGGCGCGGCGTGGGGCTGGGCCACGCAGCCAGGCTGAGCGTATGGACGCTCCTGACGGCCGCCGTCGGGCAGCTCGCCTTCCTGTACGTCATGCGCATCGCCACCATTCCCGGCGCCGAACGCATCCGCCTGCAGCAGGCGGGGGACCCGTCGGCATACACCCTGCCCGGCAACGCGGTCCTTGAAGTGGCCAGCCAGCTGTACCTGCTGCCGCACTCGATCATTGCCCTGTCGCTGGCCACCGTGCTCTTCAACCGGATGACGCGGGCATCGCAGGACGGCAACCGGGCTGAACTGCGCGACGCCCTCTCCCACGGCCTGCGGACCATGGCCGTGGCCACTGTGTTCGGGGCGCTGGCACTGTTTGCCCTGGCCGGTCCGCTGGGCATGTTCTTCTCCGGCGGACTGCGGCAGGACGGCGTCATGCTGGCCCAGACGCTCACCATCCTGGCCCTCAGCACTCCGTTCATGAGTGCCAACTTCATGATGTCCCGCGTGTTCTACGCCAACGAGGACGCCCGCACGCCGTTCTATGTCCAGCTGCTGCTCGCCGTGGTGTACGTGGCGGGGGCGTTTGCCATCCAGTTCCTGCCGGTGGGCCAGATCATCTACGCCATTGCCGTCCTCTACATGGTGGGCAACATCCTCTCGGTGGTCATCAGCGCGTTCTTCCTGCGGCGCATGCTGGGCCACCTCGACGGCCCACGGATCGCCAACTCCTACATCCGCATGGGGTACGCGGCCCTCGGTTCGGCAATCGCCGGTGCGGGCGCCCTGTGGCTCATGGGCAGCTACAATCCGGACGGTTTCGCATGGCAGAACCGGATCACTGCCCTGGTCACCGTCATTGTGGTGGGACCCGTCATGCTGGTGGTGTACTTCGTCCTTCTCAAGCTGTTCCGGGTCTCAGAGCTCACCGACATGCTCCGGCCCCTGCTGGGCAGGTTTGGCCGCGGCAGCCAGGCCCCTGCTCCGGATGCCGGGGACGCGCCGTCGTCCCCTCCCGCTGAAGCTGTGGACGGGGAGCGCGGCCACCGCCCGGAGCGGGCCACCACGTCCGTTGATACCGGCCTTATCCCCCGTATCTCCGGTGAATTCGACGCCGTCTCCTTCCGTGCCGGCCCGGACCCGCAGCGTGGGACGCACCGTCCGCAGATGTACGACAGCGGCACGGCCCAGGGTGCCGAGGACGCCTACCTGCCGGGGGAGGACCAGCCCGGCACCGCCCGCGGCGGCCTGCTCAGGGAACAGATCCCGCTTCCCGGCCGCCGCACCTACCAGGGGAAGCCCGGCGAGAACCCGTATTTCAAGACCAGGCGCAAGCGGAAAAAGTAA
- a CDS encoding ABC transporter substrate-binding protein, translated as MSNPIDVGSVLGGRYKVTATVLASHDHDLVLDGVDQVLNRPVSILVAGPENTEQVAQSAREVATGERPGTVQVLDLGVTEDATYLITNHTSAADLLDLVVAPNPPYVEPFFTDTLGSEIFGQPRSHEPEPYDEEDHVDAGYINYADSHPSQVDPYRSAPAVPPRPSVRPAAQQPAAPVRAAGAAPGAGAAAAAGGAAGAASNKGNGSSRMDPDATAAQPVATNAQSPSGRASAAEADTGPNDTAAASTPRQQVQPTAEDRTPKVSLWSDDDYAQSGDQDHYEETHESPQESHPVKGKAALFARAAAPAAAGVAFADRAEDDDDDRDESENQPRSMRWLVGGLLAVVLIAGLIFAVTNLGSLFTPGPQAKPTTGPATTNSQASAPATQAAPSAPPAVPPAIESVSRQGNFDFAATFDGDLVKAYDGNAASYWSDMEFATENWGGLAPQGVPLVVKLKSAATVSSITLSQLGGSGGNITVYTNDRPTMDGAKAVGTNSFTSTDLNMPLPEPVQAQYVIVSINSLPKLAAPKTRYGYGLRLAEIKVQ; from the coding sequence GTGTCCAACCCGATCGACGTCGGATCAGTACTGGGCGGCCGCTACAAGGTCACCGCCACAGTGTTGGCCTCGCACGACCACGATCTGGTGCTGGACGGTGTGGACCAGGTCCTCAACCGCCCGGTCAGCATCCTGGTTGCCGGCCCGGAGAACACCGAACAGGTTGCGCAGAGCGCCCGCGAAGTCGCCACCGGCGAACGTCCCGGCACCGTTCAGGTCCTGGACCTTGGCGTCACCGAGGACGCCACCTACCTCATCACCAACCACACATCCGCCGCCGACCTGCTGGACTTGGTGGTTGCGCCCAATCCGCCGTACGTGGAGCCATTCTTCACGGACACGCTGGGCAGTGAAATCTTCGGCCAGCCGCGGTCGCACGAGCCGGAGCCGTACGACGAGGAAGACCACGTCGACGCCGGATACATCAACTACGCCGATTCGCACCCCAGCCAGGTTGATCCATACCGTTCAGCGCCGGCCGTACCGCCCAGGCCGTCCGTTCGTCCCGCTGCCCAGCAGCCCGCCGCACCAGTGCGCGCTGCCGGGGCCGCTCCGGGCGCTGGTGCCGCTGCAGCGGCCGGTGGGGCTGCAGGTGCTGCTTCGAACAAGGGAAACGGGTCCTCCCGGATGGATCCGGATGCCACTGCAGCGCAGCCGGTGGCAACCAATGCCCAGTCCCCGTCCGGACGCGCCAGCGCTGCGGAGGCGGACACAGGACCCAACGATACCGCTGCCGCAAGCACCCCACGGCAGCAGGTCCAGCCAACCGCTGAGGACCGGACGCCCAAGGTTTCCCTGTGGTCCGACGACGACTATGCGCAGTCAGGGGATCAGGACCACTACGAGGAAACCCACGAATCCCCGCAGGAATCGCATCCAGTCAAGGGGAAGGCAGCCCTCTTTGCACGTGCGGCTGCGCCCGCTGCCGCCGGCGTCGCCTTCGCGGACCGTGCCGAGGATGACGACGACGATCGTGATGAGTCCGAAAACCAGCCCCGATCCATGCGCTGGCTGGTGGGCGGGCTCCTGGCCGTTGTGCTGATCGCCGGCCTGATCTTCGCCGTGACCAACCTGGGCAGCCTCTTTACGCCGGGGCCTCAGGCCAAGCCGACAACTGGCCCCGCAACCACCAACTCCCAGGCATCAGCGCCTGCCACTCAGGCAGCACCGTCGGCGCCGCCCGCCGTTCCGCCGGCCATCGAGAGCGTCAGCCGGCAGGGGAACTTCGACTTCGCCGCCACCTTCGATGGCGATCTGGTCAAGGCCTACGACGGCAATGCCGCCAGCTACTGGTCCGATATGGAATTCGCCACGGAAAACTGGGGTGGCCTGGCCCCGCAGGGCGTCCCCCTCGTTGTGAAGCTGAAGAGCGCTGCCACTGTCTCCTCCATCACGCTCTCCCAGCTCGGGGGATCGGGGGGCAACATCACGGTCTACACCAATGACCGGCCCACCATGGACGGAGCCAAGGCAGTAGGAACCAACAGCTTCACGTCCACAGACCTGAACATGCCCCTTCCGGAACCGGTGCAGGCACAGTACGTGATTGTCTCCATCAATTCCCTTCCCAAGCTGGCGGCTCCCAAGACCCGCTACGGCTACGGTCTCCGGCTGGCTGAAATCAAGGTCCAGTAG